In Rissa tridactyla isolate bRisTri1 chromosome 8, bRisTri1.patW.cur.20221130, whole genome shotgun sequence, one genomic interval encodes:
- the SEC16B gene encoding protein transport protein Sec16B isoform X1, with protein MEPWAPAWPPQPQERQAARGTRGEVPRGPPPQPRRQLLRAGPSPRSGSWDGNHLPGHPWDEGHHPRRDAHRPASWAEYYDSSYPNRLHSRQGYEDPHCQYPSASYRDFYAYQSHQWQPVAWQDDRGLGQGEPYGKSTNYQDQHYYRGYHPDLATTPLGQDRAQTYDSSEERYISAARPEWTGGKTLGSDTGEASGQPREPSGRPSQLLQYRESGLSSSSHELSQYIRDGADHYDPMLSGTWSLAQAGGHSVSTPAPVVPLKFSLPHMAVCFGAGGQLVVVCPHHPAEGQLAHVELHSLEVILHDTKELEELQAFPGPLAREDLHKVDVMTFCQQKIATSCDLSTQRGRDSSLLWKLLILLCRQNGSMVGSDTAELLMQDCRRREKYKRQNPAANLIGLTDDEWMSRQPGTLDLITGEVPPVVETQAQIVEKFTKLLYYGRKKDALVWAMRNHLWGHALFLSSKMDPRTYSWVLTGFTSTLATNDPLQTLFQLMSGRIPQAALCCGDATWGDWRPHLAVMLSNKVGDMELNHRAIVTMGDTLAGKGAVEAAHFCYLMADIPFGYFGVKADRMALLGSSHRQAFAQFARTEVIQRMEIFEYCQQLRQPKSFLLPFQVYKLLYASRLADYGLPAQALQYCEQIATTLLDQDPASHPVLAQQVMKLAERLKLSDTLLLEMPEQDQTLEPDWLVQLRACCREWEVEDDVPSEVAPAQPGLSWAAASMADGEPGCEIPQSEGYQYDQWYQPVPPQGPNSHEDVSLQPQAPAQVTALPLPGVRQELQSPTLGPGMATPLGGGGFAEPPPQVVPTAGEAGESWGAPLSPSGVQPSLPAEQEELKARARTISETSTVSLGDDSQPSSESTAEDTSEEPAPAEAAKPDEDKEECKVKIPFLLLRCLLR; from the exons ATGGAGCCCTGGGCCCCTGCCTGgccgccccagccccaggagaggcaggcagcccgggggacacggggagaggTGCCCCGTGGTCCCCCACCGCAGCCCCGGCGGCAGCTCCTCCGCGCGGGGCCCTCGCCTCGGTCCGGCTCCTGGGATGGGAACCACCTCCCCGGCCACCCCTGGGACGAAGGCCACCACCCCCGGAGGGACGCCCACAGACCGGCTTCCTGGGCTGAGTACTACGACAGCAGCTACCCCAACAGGCTGCACTCCAG GCAAGGATATGAGGACCCCCACTGTCAGTATCCATCAGCCAGCTACAGAGATTTCTATGCCTACCAAAGCCACCAGTGGCAGCCGGTGGCCTGGCAGGATGACAGAG GCCTGGGACAGGGTGAGCCTTACGGAAAGAGTACCAATTACCAGGACCAGCACTACTACAGGGGTTACCACCCCGACCTTGCCACAACCCCCCTGGGGCAGGACAG GGCACAGACCTATGACTCCTCTGAGGAGAGATACATCTCGGCTGCCCGGCCTGAGTGGACCGGGGGAAAAACCCTTGGCAGTGATACAGGGGAAGCCAGTGGCCAGCCCCGAGAG CCCTCGGGCCggcccagccagctcctgcagtACCGTGAGTCAGGACTCAGCTCCAGCAGCCACGAGCTCAGCCAGTACATCCGTGATGGTGCCGACCACTACGACCCCATGCTTTCAGGGACCTGGAGCCTGGCACAAGCAG GGGGGCACTCGGTATCCACCCCAGCCCCGGTGGTACCCCTCAAGTTCTCACTGCCGCACATGGCCGTGTGCTTTGGAGCCGGaggccagctggtggtggtgtgtcCCCACCACCCTGCCGAGGGACAGCTAGCCCACGTTGAGCTACACAGCCTAGAG GTAATCCTTCATGACACGAAAGAGCTGGAGGAGCTACAGGCATTTCCGGGGCCCCTGGCCAG GGAAGATCTGCACAAGGTGGATGTGATGACATTTTGCCAGCAGAAGATAGCCACGAGCTGTGATCTCTCAACACAGAGAGGCAGAGATTCATCTCTTCTCTGGAAACTCCTGATCCTCCTCTGCCGGCAGAATGGG TCCATGGTGGGCTCAgacacagctgagctgctgatgcAAGACTGCCGGCGCCGAGAGAAGTACAAGAGGCAAAACCCTGCAGCAAACCTGATCGGCCTGACGGATGATGAGTGGATGTCACGTCAGCCAGGGACACTGGACCTCATCACGGGGGAGGTCCCTCCTGTCGTGGAGACGCAGGCACAGATAGTGGAGAAGTTCACCAAGCTCCTCTACTATGGTAGGAAGAAA GATGCTCTGGTCTGGGCCATGAGAAACCATCTGTGGGGTCATgccctcttcctctccagcaaGATGGACCCTCGGACCTACAGCTGGGTGCTCACTGG GTTCACCAGTACGCTGGCCACCAATGACCCCCTGCAGACCCTCTTCCAGCTCATGTCGGGAAGGATCCCTCAGGCAGCGCTG TGCTGCGGGGATGCCACATGGGGAGACTGGAGGCCCCACCTGGCTGTGATGTTGTCCAACAAGGTTGGAGACATGGAGCTGAACCACCGAGCCATCGTCACCATGGGAGACACTTTGG cTGGCAAGGGAGCAGTCGAAGCAGCTCATTTCTGCTACCTGATGGCAGATATTCCTTTTGGTTACTTCGGGGTGAAGGCAGACCGCATGGCTCTGCTGGGCAGCAGCCACCG TCAGGCGTTCGCCCAGTTTGCCAGGACAGAGGTCATCCAGCGGATGGAAATCTTTGAGTACTGCCAGCAGCTACGACAGCCCAAATCCTTCCTACTCCCCTTCCAG GTGTACAAGCTCCTCTATGCCTCTCGCCTCGCCGACTATGGACTCCCAGCCCAGGCCCTGCAATACTGCGAGCAGATTGCCACCACGCTTCTGGACCAGGATCCGGCCAGCCACCCTGTCCTGGCCCAACAAGTGATGAAG CTAGCCGAGCGGCTGAAGCTCTCCGACACACTGCTCCTGGAGATGCCAGAACAGGACCAGACGCTGGAGCCTGACTGGCTGGTACAGCTCCGAGCCTGCTGCCGGGAGTGGGAG GTGGAAGACGACGTCCCTTCAGAGGTGGCACCTGCTCAGCCAGGACTCTCCTGGGCTGCTGCATCCATGGCAG ATGGAGAGCCTGGCTGTGAGATTCCACAGAGTGAAGGCTACCAGTATGACCAGTGGTACCAGCCCGTGCCACCCCAGGGACCCAACTCCCATGAGGACgtgtccctccagccccaggcaccTGCTCAGGTCACAGCATTGCCACTGCCTGGCGTTCGGCAAGAGCTGCAGTCCCCCACGCTGGGCCCAGGGATGGCCACCCCTCTGGGAGGAGGGGGTTTTGCTGAGCCCCCTCCACAGGTGGTGCCAACGGCAG GAGAAGCTGGGGAGTCCTGGGGTGCCCCGCTGTCCCCCAGTGGGGTGCAGCCATCCCTCCCAGCAGAGCAG GAGGAGTTAAAGGCAAGGGCTCGGACCATCTCAGAGACCTCCACTGTCTCCTTGGGAGATGACAGCCAGCCTTCCTCGGAGAGTACAGCCGAAGACACCAGTGAAGAGCCGGCACCAGCAGAGGCAGCGAAGCCAGATGAGGATAAG GAGGAATGCAAGGTGAAAATACCTTTCTTATTACTCCGGTGTCTGTTGAGGTGA
- the SEC16B gene encoding protein transport protein Sec16B isoform X2, whose translation MEPWAPAWPPQPQERQAARGTRGEVPRGPPPQPRRQLLRAGPSPRSGSWDGNHLPGHPWDEGHHPRRDAHRPASWAEYYDSSYPNRLHSRQGYEDPHCQYPSASYRDFYAYQSHQWQPVAWQDDRGLGQGEPYGKSTNYQDQHYYRGYHPDLATTPLGQDRAQTYDSSEERYISAARPEWTGGKTLGSDTGEASGQPREPSGRPSQLLQYRESGLSSSSHELSQYIRDGADHYDPMLSGTWSLAQAGGHSVSTPAPVVPLKFSLPHMAVCFGAGGQLVVVCPHHPAEGQLAHVELHSLEVILHDTKELEELQAFPGPLAREDLHKVDVMTFCQQKIATSCDLSTQRGRDSSLLWKLLILLCRQNGSMVGSDTAELLMQDCRRREKYKRQNPAANLIGLTDDEWMSRQPGTLDLITGEVPPVVETQAQIVEKFTKLLYYGRKKDALVWAMRNHLWGHALFLSSKMDPRTYSWVLTGFTSTLATNDPLQTLFQLMSGRIPQAALCCGDATWGDWRPHLAVMLSNKVGDMELNHRAIVTMGDTLAGKGAVEAAHFCYLMADIPFGYFGVKADRMALLGSSHRQAFAQFARTEVIQRMEIFEYCQQLRQPKSFLLPFQVYKLLYASRLADYGLPAQALQYCEQIATTLLDQDPASHPVLAQQVMKLAERLKLSDTLLLEMPEQDQTLEPDWLVQLRACCREWEVEDDVPSEVAPAQPGLSWAAASMADGEPGCEIPQSEGYQYDQWYQPVPPQGPNSHEDVSLQPQAPAQVTALPLPGVRQELQSPTLGPGMATPLGGGGFAEPPPQVVPTAGEAGESWGAPLSPSGVQPSLPAEQEELKARARTISETSTVSLGDDSQPSSESTAEDTSEEPAPAEAAKPDEDKSSGFRWFGWFRSKPTKETPSKATSETALNSPTSEVQDRTSPSPVDAPLAAGTSPLAQSPSRNPGGMQGENTFLITPVSVEVRGLWDAESGESAGEQTGSHKPPPPVGSVPLFNPAQVSQLAAASRPNQPRLLSQHRYPPNAL comes from the exons ATGGAGCCCTGGGCCCCTGCCTGgccgccccagccccaggagaggcaggcagcccgggggacacggggagaggTGCCCCGTGGTCCCCCACCGCAGCCCCGGCGGCAGCTCCTCCGCGCGGGGCCCTCGCCTCGGTCCGGCTCCTGGGATGGGAACCACCTCCCCGGCCACCCCTGGGACGAAGGCCACCACCCCCGGAGGGACGCCCACAGACCGGCTTCCTGGGCTGAGTACTACGACAGCAGCTACCCCAACAGGCTGCACTCCAG GCAAGGATATGAGGACCCCCACTGTCAGTATCCATCAGCCAGCTACAGAGATTTCTATGCCTACCAAAGCCACCAGTGGCAGCCGGTGGCCTGGCAGGATGACAGAG GCCTGGGACAGGGTGAGCCTTACGGAAAGAGTACCAATTACCAGGACCAGCACTACTACAGGGGTTACCACCCCGACCTTGCCACAACCCCCCTGGGGCAGGACAG GGCACAGACCTATGACTCCTCTGAGGAGAGATACATCTCGGCTGCCCGGCCTGAGTGGACCGGGGGAAAAACCCTTGGCAGTGATACAGGGGAAGCCAGTGGCCAGCCCCGAGAG CCCTCGGGCCggcccagccagctcctgcagtACCGTGAGTCAGGACTCAGCTCCAGCAGCCACGAGCTCAGCCAGTACATCCGTGATGGTGCCGACCACTACGACCCCATGCTTTCAGGGACCTGGAGCCTGGCACAAGCAG GGGGGCACTCGGTATCCACCCCAGCCCCGGTGGTACCCCTCAAGTTCTCACTGCCGCACATGGCCGTGTGCTTTGGAGCCGGaggccagctggtggtggtgtgtcCCCACCACCCTGCCGAGGGACAGCTAGCCCACGTTGAGCTACACAGCCTAGAG GTAATCCTTCATGACACGAAAGAGCTGGAGGAGCTACAGGCATTTCCGGGGCCCCTGGCCAG GGAAGATCTGCACAAGGTGGATGTGATGACATTTTGCCAGCAGAAGATAGCCACGAGCTGTGATCTCTCAACACAGAGAGGCAGAGATTCATCTCTTCTCTGGAAACTCCTGATCCTCCTCTGCCGGCAGAATGGG TCCATGGTGGGCTCAgacacagctgagctgctgatgcAAGACTGCCGGCGCCGAGAGAAGTACAAGAGGCAAAACCCTGCAGCAAACCTGATCGGCCTGACGGATGATGAGTGGATGTCACGTCAGCCAGGGACACTGGACCTCATCACGGGGGAGGTCCCTCCTGTCGTGGAGACGCAGGCACAGATAGTGGAGAAGTTCACCAAGCTCCTCTACTATGGTAGGAAGAAA GATGCTCTGGTCTGGGCCATGAGAAACCATCTGTGGGGTCATgccctcttcctctccagcaaGATGGACCCTCGGACCTACAGCTGGGTGCTCACTGG GTTCACCAGTACGCTGGCCACCAATGACCCCCTGCAGACCCTCTTCCAGCTCATGTCGGGAAGGATCCCTCAGGCAGCGCTG TGCTGCGGGGATGCCACATGGGGAGACTGGAGGCCCCACCTGGCTGTGATGTTGTCCAACAAGGTTGGAGACATGGAGCTGAACCACCGAGCCATCGTCACCATGGGAGACACTTTGG cTGGCAAGGGAGCAGTCGAAGCAGCTCATTTCTGCTACCTGATGGCAGATATTCCTTTTGGTTACTTCGGGGTGAAGGCAGACCGCATGGCTCTGCTGGGCAGCAGCCACCG TCAGGCGTTCGCCCAGTTTGCCAGGACAGAGGTCATCCAGCGGATGGAAATCTTTGAGTACTGCCAGCAGCTACGACAGCCCAAATCCTTCCTACTCCCCTTCCAG GTGTACAAGCTCCTCTATGCCTCTCGCCTCGCCGACTATGGACTCCCAGCCCAGGCCCTGCAATACTGCGAGCAGATTGCCACCACGCTTCTGGACCAGGATCCGGCCAGCCACCCTGTCCTGGCCCAACAAGTGATGAAG CTAGCCGAGCGGCTGAAGCTCTCCGACACACTGCTCCTGGAGATGCCAGAACAGGACCAGACGCTGGAGCCTGACTGGCTGGTACAGCTCCGAGCCTGCTGCCGGGAGTGGGAG GTGGAAGACGACGTCCCTTCAGAGGTGGCACCTGCTCAGCCAGGACTCTCCTGGGCTGCTGCATCCATGGCAG ATGGAGAGCCTGGCTGTGAGATTCCACAGAGTGAAGGCTACCAGTATGACCAGTGGTACCAGCCCGTGCCACCCCAGGGACCCAACTCCCATGAGGACgtgtccctccagccccaggcaccTGCTCAGGTCACAGCATTGCCACTGCCTGGCGTTCGGCAAGAGCTGCAGTCCCCCACGCTGGGCCCAGGGATGGCCACCCCTCTGGGAGGAGGGGGTTTTGCTGAGCCCCCTCCACAGGTGGTGCCAACGGCAG GAGAAGCTGGGGAGTCCTGGGGTGCCCCGCTGTCCCCCAGTGGGGTGCAGCCATCCCTCCCAGCAGAGCAG GAGGAGTTAAAGGCAAGGGCTCGGACCATCTCAGAGACCTCCACTGTCTCCTTGGGAGATGACAGCCAGCCTTCCTCGGAGAGTACAGCCGAAGACACCAGTGAAGAGCCGGCACCAGCAGAGGCAGCGAAGCCAGATGAGGATAAG AGCTCTGGATTCAGGTGGTTTGGCTGGTTTCGGTCGAAGCCCACCAAGGAAACACCTTCCAAAGCCACCTCTGAGACAGCCCTGAACTCCCCCACGTCGGAAGTGCAG GACCGGACGTCACCATCCCCAGTTGACGCTCCTCTTGCGGCTGGGACAAGCCCTTTGGCTCAGTCTCCATCCAGAAACCCCG GAGGAATGCAAGGTGAAAATACCTTTCTTATTACTCCGGTGTCTGTTGAGGTGAGAGGCTTGTGGGATGCAGAAAGCGGGGAGTCAGCAGGAGAGCAG ACTGGCTCCCACAAACCTCCCCCACCGGTGGGTTCAGTCCCGCTCTTCAACCCTGCCCAGGTCTCTCAG ctggctgctgcttctcgACCCAACCAACCCCGGCTGCTTTCCCAGCATCGCTACCCCCCCAATGCCCTGTGA